A window of the Syntrophothermus lipocalidus DSM 12680 genome harbors these coding sequences:
- a CDS encoding polyribonucleotide nucleotidyltransferase, translating into MEHKVYQTEIAGRPLRVEIGKVAKQANGAALLYYGDTVVLVTATASKEPREGIDFFPLTCDYEERLYAVGRIPGGFIKREGRPTEAAILSARLMDRPIRPLFPKGFRNDVHVVATVMSVDQDNPPNVTAIIGASIALSISDIPFAGPIGAVIVGMVDGEFVINPTVEQSARSQMHLTVGGTRDAIVMVEARANEVPEETMLDAIFFAHEEIKRIIDFQEKIVAEIGLPKREVVVPEIDPEIEAAVREYGIPILEEAIRCSDKLQREARTEAAADEIKQHFAEIYPEQDKEVASIIDKITKEIVRRMILDEGIRVDGRRLNEIRPVSCEVGILPRTHGSGLFTRGQTQVLSVTTLGAVGEEQILDGLGVEESKRYLHHYNFPPYSVGETRPIRGPGRREIGHGALAEKALEAVLPSQEEFPYTIRVVSEVLESNGSTSMGSVCGSTLSLMHAGVPIKRPVSGIAMGLVKEGDRFAVLSDIQGIEDALGDMDFKVAGSAEGVTALQMDIKIPGVTREILHAALKQAKEGRMYIMDIMMKAISQPNPELSPYAPRMIRMMIDTDKIRQVIGPGGKIIKKIIDETGARIDIEDDGSLFIVASDQESAEKAKYYVECLTKDVEVGKTYVGKVVRIADFGAFVEIIPGVLGLPGKEGLVHISKLAENRVAKVRDVVDIGDEILVKVTEIDSQGRINLSRREALQQAQRAGSTTGHKKNTRSAK; encoded by the coding sequence ATAGAACACAAGGTTTACCAAACCGAAATAGCAGGGCGGCCTCTACGGGTCGAGATAGGGAAAGTGGCTAAACAGGCCAACGGAGCGGCTTTGCTTTATTACGGCGACACCGTTGTGCTGGTAACAGCGACCGCTTCCAAGGAGCCTAGAGAGGGCATCGACTTCTTCCCTCTAACCTGCGATTATGAGGAAAGACTGTACGCGGTAGGGAGAATACCGGGAGGTTTCATTAAGAGGGAAGGCAGGCCCACTGAAGCTGCTATACTTTCAGCTCGTCTGATGGACAGGCCGATCAGACCTCTTTTCCCTAAAGGTTTCCGTAATGATGTCCACGTAGTAGCGACCGTGATGTCCGTGGATCAGGATAACCCACCCAATGTAACCGCCATAATCGGGGCATCTATTGCTCTTTCCATATCGGATATCCCGTTTGCTGGTCCGATAGGGGCTGTGATTGTTGGGATGGTGGACGGGGAGTTTGTTATTAACCCCACAGTCGAACAATCAGCCAGGAGCCAAATGCACTTGACGGTGGGTGGAACCCGAGATGCCATCGTGATGGTTGAAGCACGAGCTAATGAAGTGCCCGAGGAAACGATGTTGGATGCCATTTTCTTCGCTCACGAAGAAATCAAGCGTATCATCGATTTTCAGGAAAAGATCGTAGCAGAGATAGGTTTGCCCAAACGAGAAGTCGTGGTTCCTGAGATCGATCCGGAGATAGAAGCGGCTGTAAGGGAATACGGGATACCGATACTGGAGGAAGCCATCCGCTGCTCCGACAAGCTGCAAAGGGAGGCCCGCACCGAAGCTGCGGCAGATGAAATTAAGCAGCACTTCGCAGAGATTTACCCGGAGCAAGATAAAGAAGTAGCCAGTATCATCGACAAGATTACCAAAGAGATAGTCAGGCGCATGATTCTGGACGAAGGTATACGGGTGGATGGACGTAGACTCAACGAGATCAGGCCCGTGTCTTGTGAGGTCGGGATTTTGCCGCGGACCCACGGTTCGGGCTTGTTTACCAGGGGCCAGACCCAGGTTCTGTCAGTGACTACTCTCGGTGCGGTTGGAGAAGAGCAGATTCTGGACGGGCTGGGAGTGGAAGAATCTAAACGTTATCTTCATCACTACAATTTTCCACCTTACAGCGTAGGGGAAACCCGTCCGATTCGGGGACCAGGCCGCAGGGAAATAGGACATGGGGCTTTGGCGGAAAAGGCCCTAGAAGCGGTCTTGCCTTCTCAGGAGGAATTTCCATACACCATACGGGTGGTATCCGAGGTGTTGGAATCCAACGGCTCCACGTCCATGGGTAGCGTGTGCGGCAGCACTTTATCGCTGATGCATGCCGGAGTTCCCATTAAGAGGCCGGTATCCGGTATAGCCATGGGGCTGGTCAAGGAAGGTGACCGGTTTGCCGTATTAAGCGACATTCAGGGTATTGAAGACGCCTTAGGCGACATGGACTTTAAAGTTGCCGGGTCTGCTGAGGGTGTAACTGCTCTGCAGATGGATATCAAGATACCCGGGGTCACCCGTGAGATCCTGCATGCAGCCTTAAAGCAGGCCAAGGAAGGCCGGATGTACATCATGGATATAATGATGAAGGCTATTAGCCAGCCCAATCCGGAGCTTTCACCGTATGCTCCCAGAATGATAAGAATGATGATAGATACGGACAAGATACGCCAGGTGATAGGACCCGGAGGCAAGATTATCAAGAAGATAATAGATGAAACGGGGGCTCGTATTGACATCGAAGATGACGGTAGCTTATTCATAGTCGCGTCGGACCAGGAGTCGGCGGAGAAGGCTAAGTATTACGTCGAGTGTTTAACTAAGGATGTAGAAGTCGGTAAAACCTACGTAGGCAAGGTGGTGCGGATAGCCGATTTCGGGGCTTTTGTAGAGATAATTCCCGGGGTGCTGGGTTTGCCCGGCAAAGAAGGATTGGTGCACATTTCTAAGTTAGCCGAGAATCGGGTGGCCAAAGTCCGAGACGTGGTCGATATCGGCGATGAAATCCTGGTCAAGGTTACCGAAATCGACTCCCAAGGACGAATAAACCTATCGCGCAGAGAGGCTTTACAGCAGGCCCAGCGGGCCGGTTCAACGACCGGACACAAAAAGAACACAAGATCAGCCAAGTAA
- a CDS encoding M16 family metallopeptidase — MVDYWVLDNGARLVSEEIPHLRSVAMGIYVGVGSRDEADEMNGTTHFIEHLLFKGTATRTAKDIAEAFESIGGQLNAYTSKEYTCFYARTLDENFEEALDILFDMVFNSVFMDKDLLTEKGVIVEEIGMYEDSPDELIHDVFSQLLWRNHALGRPILGTKETVMALKRESVIEYYRQYYVPSNMVIAIAGNINNSMVRDKVSEWLHRVQNHPVSRAKLPPDIPPKNELRLITKDTEQVQLCIGTPSISYSHDERHVQNIMNSILGGGIGSRLFQTIREEKGLAYSVYTYPTSYSDSGSFCIYAATSPEKINDLMAGLGEELDKFRTNGVTADEINRAQRQIKANMYLGMESVMNRMSRLGKSVMFYDRIIPLEEVIDNIMAVTADDIQRFANQVLVPDKLCLAAIGGKEVLSVVEKGLSSVTRMGCHSSSNSWSETGCSQVRHRVQ; from the coding sequence GTGGTCGATTATTGGGTTCTGGATAACGGGGCAAGACTAGTCAGCGAGGAGATTCCTCATTTACGTTCAGTAGCTATGGGGATTTACGTAGGGGTAGGATCGCGAGACGAAGCAGATGAGATGAACGGAACTACCCATTTTATCGAACACCTGCTTTTTAAAGGCACAGCTACTCGAACGGCAAAGGATATTGCCGAAGCTTTCGAGAGCATTGGCGGGCAGTTAAACGCGTACACATCGAAGGAATACACGTGCTTCTATGCTCGGACTTTGGACGAAAACTTCGAGGAAGCCTTAGATATTCTTTTCGATATGGTTTTTAATTCCGTCTTTATGGATAAAGACCTGCTTACGGAGAAAGGGGTCATAGTAGAAGAGATCGGCATGTACGAAGACTCCCCAGATGAGCTTATTCACGATGTGTTTTCCCAGCTGTTGTGGCGTAATCACGCGTTAGGCCGTCCTATTCTAGGAACCAAGGAAACTGTCATGGCCTTGAAAAGGGAGAGTGTTATCGAGTACTACCGGCAATATTATGTTCCTTCGAATATGGTTATCGCTATTGCAGGAAATATAAACAACAGCATGGTTCGGGATAAGGTTAGCGAGTGGTTACACAGGGTACAGAACCACCCCGTGTCTCGGGCCAAACTCCCTCCCGATATTCCGCCAAAGAACGAATTGAGGCTGATTACGAAGGACACAGAACAGGTTCAGCTGTGTATAGGGACGCCCAGTATTTCTTATTCCCACGATGAGCGGCATGTTCAAAACATCATGAACAGCATCTTAGGAGGAGGGATCGGGTCGAGGCTTTTTCAAACCATCCGTGAAGAGAAGGGACTGGCCTATTCCGTGTACACTTACCCTACCAGCTATTCGGATTCTGGCTCTTTTTGCATTTACGCTGCTACCAGTCCCGAAAAAATCAACGACCTGATGGCAGGCTTGGGTGAAGAACTGGACAAGTTTAGGACCAACGGGGTGACGGCGGACGAGATCAACCGGGCTCAGAGACAGATCAAGGCTAACATGTACTTGGGAATGGAAAGTGTTATGAACCGGATGAGCCGTTTGGGCAAGTCGGTTATGTTTTACGATCGCATAATTCCTTTGGAAGAGGTTATCGATAACATCATGGCAGTTACTGCGGACGATATCCAGCGCTTCGCCAACCAGGTGTTGGTTCCGGACAAGTTGTGCTTGGCAGCAATCGGCGGTAAAGAAGTTTTGTCTGTGGTAGAAAAAGGTTTGTCATCTGTGACCAGGATGGGCTGTCACTCTTCCTCCAATTCTTGGTCTGAAACCGGCTGTTCACAAGTGAGGCACCGGGTACAATAA
- a CDS encoding VanW family protein, with amino-acid sequence MFLFPGTMTIIIRRQTLFAICFVISLTLYTVWIEQVERDLYGVKPGVTVEGIDLSYYLPKEVEVILQELALKHRQMPVNPIFDKQTGELLPERNGYEVDIDISLKSIFAAGPGQRVPLAFKVIRPKYTTKDLEGVDYQLGYFHTWLYGSSGRWQNIKLACKGCDNTIIWPGGVFSFNEVVGPRTPERGYEIAPIIGGVDTGGGVCQVATTVYNAALKAGLPIVERHPHSRPVPYVAPGKDATVSYNYADLKFKNDRPYPVIVKAGVGGGKVYAYILGKRG; translated from the coding sequence TTGTTTTTGTTCCCAGGCACGATGACAATAATCATAAGACGTCAGACCTTATTCGCGATCTGCTTTGTGATCAGCTTGACTCTTTACACCGTGTGGATCGAACAGGTCGAGCGTGATCTTTATGGAGTTAAGCCTGGGGTCACGGTCGAGGGGATAGACTTGTCTTACTACCTTCCCAAGGAAGTAGAAGTAATTCTTCAAGAATTGGCTCTGAAGCATAGACAAATGCCGGTTAATCCCATTTTTGACAAACAAACCGGCGAGTTACTACCCGAGAGAAACGGGTATGAAGTCGACATAGATATCTCGCTCAAGTCGATTTTTGCGGCTGGCCCTGGGCAACGAGTACCGTTAGCATTCAAGGTTATCAGGCCCAAATACACGACCAAGGACCTAGAAGGGGTTGATTACCAACTGGGATACTTCCATACCTGGCTGTACGGATCCAGCGGGCGCTGGCAGAACATAAAGCTAGCCTGCAAGGGCTGCGACAACACCATCATCTGGCCTGGGGGAGTATTCTCATTCAATGAAGTAGTAGGGCCTCGAACACCCGAGAGGGGATACGAAATAGCCCCGATTATAGGAGGTGTGGACACCGGGGGAGGGGTGTGTCAGGTAGCGACTACCGTGTATAATGCAGCCTTGAAAGCAGGCCTTCCCATCGTGGAGAGACATCCGCACAGCCGGCCTGTACCTTATGTAGCCCCAGGGAAGGATGCTACCGTATCGTACAATTATGCCGACCTGAAATTCAAAAACGACCGGCCTTATCCGGTAATCGTGAAAGCAGGGGTAGGCGGGGGAAAGGTCTATGCTTATATTCTGGGGAAAAGGGGGTGA
- a CDS encoding HAD family hydrolase, whose amino-acid sequence MMRVTIPGRGELVFNHLFLDMNGTLTLDGQLLPGVKERIEQLKSQLEVVLLTADTFGTGARVAEELGITLQKVSPEKGGKDKARLTASLRPEGVVAIGNGFNDCEMMEQALLSIAVIGPEGCCGSTLQHADIVVNNILDGLDLLLNPLRLVATLRN is encoded by the coding sequence ATGATGAGAGTAACCATTCCGGGACGGGGAGAGTTGGTGTTCAATCACTTATTCCTAGACATGAATGGAACCCTGACGCTAGATGGTCAGCTCTTGCCTGGAGTCAAAGAAAGAATAGAACAGCTGAAGTCTCAACTTGAGGTCGTTCTGCTGACCGCAGATACTTTTGGAACCGGGGCAAGAGTGGCCGAAGAACTGGGCATTACCTTACAAAAAGTAAGCCCTGAAAAGGGGGGCAAAGATAAAGCCCGGCTTACAGCTTCCCTTCGTCCTGAAGGGGTAGTAGCTATCGGCAACGGCTTCAATGACTGTGAAATGATGGAACAGGCGCTTTTGTCCATCGCCGTTATAGGGCCTGAGGGATGCTGTGGCTCTACTTTGCAGCACGCTGATATTGTGGTTAATAACATCTTGGACGGTCTCGACCTGTTGCTTAACCCACTGCGATTAGTAGCAACACTTCGCAACTAG
- a CDS encoding YlmC/YmxH family sporulation protein, which translates to MKLSELVGKEIVNIYDGMRLGTVGESDLVIDCETGEVVSIILPNKGNFINLWVDRQKLIIPWDTVRKIGREVIVVELDETHPRLKNSSV; encoded by the coding sequence GTGAAGCTGAGCGAGCTGGTTGGAAAAGAGATAGTCAACATTTATGACGGGATGAGGCTCGGCACCGTGGGGGAGTCGGATCTCGTGATCGACTGCGAAACCGGAGAAGTGGTTTCCATTATCCTACCAAACAAGGGCAATTTCATAAACCTATGGGTGGATCGACAAAAACTCATTATACCGTGGGACACGGTAAGAAAGATAGGTCGAGAGGTAATAGTAGTAGAACTGGACGAAACTCATCCCCGGCTCAAAAACAGCAGTGTGTGA
- a CDS encoding D-alanyl-D-alanine carboxypeptidase family protein, whose translation MLQFPKSSETRLQKRGLNRKMTCHGRKSVIGFLVLALTFALLFILSPGKAEAAPYVTSQAYCLVDLTTGQVLGGKNVMQPRPVASTTKVMTAILALEYAGLKEVAVVSPKAARTESGMGLRPQDKMTIEDLLKAALLESANDASVVLAEHVAGSEDMFAYLMNKKAWAIGAYHTHFENASGLPDKEHLSTCYDLAVITRYALRNQVFEKLVATRQAVIKQPGYPGGRKIYNTNKLLGSYEGAFGVKTGTTDAAGKCLIGAAQRGNRKLVAVVLRSWDRYADCQRLLDWGFTSFTREKVVDKSNMFKVLRVNKGTRIEVTVYPDRDVYLWLSQDKMGLEKVVDVDYQPTAPLKTGQKIGELEIRYLGTTVERVKLVTRCTVGREPEGLMRLFYRLYLRLMET comes from the coding sequence TTGCTACAGTTTCCGAAATCGTCGGAAACACGGCTACAGAAAAGGGGACTGAACCGTAAGATGACTTGTCACGGCAGGAAGAGTGTGATAGGATTTCTGGTGCTGGCATTAACGTTTGCGCTTCTGTTTATTTTGAGTCCAGGTAAAGCTGAAGCTGCGCCTTATGTGACATCTCAGGCTTACTGCTTAGTAGACTTGACTACTGGTCAAGTCTTGGGTGGTAAAAACGTGATGCAGCCGCGACCGGTTGCCAGCACCACCAAAGTGATGACTGCCATCCTTGCTTTGGAATATGCGGGGCTCAAGGAGGTGGCAGTGGTAAGTCCTAAGGCCGCCCGAACCGAAAGCGGTATGGGACTTAGGCCGCAGGACAAGATGACCATAGAGGATCTCTTGAAAGCGGCGCTCTTAGAATCGGCCAACGATGCCAGTGTGGTCCTAGCCGAGCATGTGGCAGGCAGTGAGGATATGTTCGCATACCTCATGAACAAGAAGGCGTGGGCCATAGGAGCTTATCATACCCATTTCGAAAACGCCTCTGGTTTGCCCGATAAGGAGCACCTCAGCACTTGCTATGACCTGGCGGTTATTACTAGGTATGCTTTACGTAACCAGGTTTTTGAGAAGCTAGTCGCCACCCGGCAGGCTGTTATCAAACAACCCGGTTACCCCGGGGGGAGAAAGATTTACAACACCAACAAGCTCTTAGGCTCGTACGAAGGGGCCTTCGGTGTTAAGACAGGCACCACAGATGCCGCAGGCAAATGCCTCATCGGTGCGGCCCAAAGGGGGAACCGTAAACTGGTGGCGGTGGTTCTACGTTCCTGGGACCGGTACGCTGACTGCCAGCGTTTGCTCGATTGGGGATTTACGTCGTTTACTCGAGAAAAAGTTGTAGATAAGTCCAACATGTTCAAGGTTTTACGCGTGAACAAAGGGACCCGGATAGAGGTAACCGTGTATCCGGACAGGGATGTCTATTTATGGTTGTCGCAGGACAAAATGGGATTGGAAAAGGTCGTAGATGTTGATTACCAGCCCACCGCACCCCTGAAGACAGGGCAAAAAATCGGAGAGCTAGAGATACGCTACCTGGGGACTACAGTTGAGAGGGTTAAATTAGTGACACGTTGCACAGTGGGAAGAGAACCCGAGGGATTAATGCGATTGTTTTATCGGTTGTACTTACGATTGATGGAAACTTAA
- a CDS encoding bifunctional riboflavin kinase/FAD synthetase, with product MRIIKGLENYHKGRPLSLALGNFDGVHLGHQKLIKLNIRDAKERGTIAAALIFEPHPLRVLYPERTPRMLISTSRKIELFTLLGLEMVIQTPFTLEIARLIPEYFARHVLHETLGVASVSVGFNYTFGHKGAGTPETLKHLGEEIGFAVNVVPPVMVGEQVVSSTLVRQALEAGDIDWAYKLLGYWPMLEGEVIEGERRGGKIGFPTANLKIDEDLIVPGEGVYAAKALVRGEVHNAVVNIGKKPTFHNTYPVTVEAYILDFHRIIYGETIRLYFLKRIRGEMKFSGAEQLVAQIHQDVTQAQRVLADTRFRAF from the coding sequence ATGCGAATCATTAAAGGTCTGGAGAACTATCATAAGGGCAGGCCCCTATCGCTGGCTTTAGGAAATTTTGACGGTGTTCACCTCGGACACCAAAAGCTCATCAAACTCAACATCCGGGATGCTAAGGAGAGGGGGACCATCGCCGCTGCCCTTATTTTTGAGCCCCATCCTTTGCGGGTGCTTTACCCTGAACGTACCCCGCGGATGTTGATATCCACTTCACGCAAAATAGAACTGTTTACCCTTTTGGGCCTGGAGATGGTCATTCAAACCCCGTTCACTTTGGAAATAGCTAGGCTGATTCCGGAATACTTTGCCCGGCATGTGTTGCACGAAACCCTGGGGGTGGCGTCAGTATCGGTGGGATTCAATTACACTTTTGGGCACAAAGGCGCGGGAACACCCGAAACACTGAAGCATCTTGGGGAGGAGATAGGTTTTGCGGTGAACGTCGTGCCTCCCGTGATGGTGGGGGAACAAGTGGTGTCAAGCACTCTGGTTCGACAGGCTTTGGAGGCAGGGGACATCGATTGGGCTTACAAACTGCTGGGATATTGGCCGATGTTGGAGGGAGAAGTGATAGAAGGCGAGCGCCGGGGAGGGAAGATAGGGTTTCCCACCGCCAACTTAAAAATCGACGAGGACTTGATTGTACCTGGAGAAGGGGTGTATGCTGCCAAGGCTCTCGTCAGAGGAGAAGTCCATAATGCCGTGGTCAATATCGGGAAGAAACCGACCTTCCATAATACCTACCCGGTTACTGTGGAAGCTTATATATTGGACTTTCACCGGATCATATATGGCGAAACTATAAGGTTGTATTTTTTGAAACGCATCCGGGGGGAAATGAAGTTTAGCGGGGCCGAACAACTGGTAGCTCAGATCCACCAGGACGTAACCCAGGCCCAAAGAGTGCTAGCGGATACAAGGTTTCGGGCTTTTTAG
- the dut gene encoding dUTP diphosphatase has protein sequence MDFSIRVGVKKLSAKVGSSVSLPFYATEGAAGMDLCACLEEEIIVKPLERVQVPTGLAIKIPSHVVGLVFPRSGNAWRLGMTLSNAVGVIDSDYTGEIRVLITNLDPERPFIVKPGDRIAQLVFVPVLSARLELVEELEETERGSGGFGSTGR, from the coding sequence TTGGATTTTTCAATCAGGGTTGGGGTTAAGAAACTATCGGCAAAAGTGGGTAGTTCTGTTTCTCTGCCGTTTTACGCTACCGAAGGGGCCGCAGGTATGGATCTCTGTGCCTGCCTGGAAGAGGAGATAATCGTAAAGCCATTGGAGAGGGTGCAGGTACCTACAGGGCTTGCCATTAAAATTCCGTCCCATGTTGTGGGGCTCGTATTTCCGAGAAGCGGCAATGCCTGGCGGTTAGGTATGACCCTGAGCAACGCTGTGGGCGTTATCGACTCCGACTACACTGGAGAGATACGGGTTTTGATAACGAACCTGGACCCGGAGCGGCCTTTCATTGTAAAACCCGGTGACCGGATAGCCCAGCTGGTTTTCGTGCCGGTGCTCAGTGCCAGGCTTGAACTGGTCGAAGAGCTGGAGGAAACCGAGCGCGGAAGCGGTGGATTCGGTTCAACAGGTAGGTAG
- a CDS encoding polysaccharide deacetylase family protein: MYFLPRRALRIAAVIAVVVLFMAVLAYFWESSLNAYKLEEPIYQGQTGQKVIALTFNVDWGEEYVPDLLKILEQNGVKATFFLTGRWAEEFPELVKNMKKHGHCLGNHGYKHLHLNNLSPEQVKEEITRAEKVIQTITGERPYLFAPPYGEFNTSVQKVAAELGYKIVMWSLDTVDWQRPEASTIVNRVVPRIHNDAIILMHPTQPTVEALPSILKQLKEEGYRFATVSEIVGNTATEKGTEP; the protein is encoded by the coding sequence GTGTATTTTTTGCCTCGCAGAGCCTTAAGGATCGCGGCAGTAATAGCGGTCGTGGTATTGTTTATGGCTGTATTGGCTTATTTTTGGGAGAGTTCGTTAAACGCTTATAAATTGGAGGAACCAATATACCAGGGCCAGACCGGGCAAAAAGTCATTGCTTTGACCTTTAACGTTGACTGGGGCGAGGAGTATGTCCCTGATTTGCTAAAGATACTCGAGCAGAACGGAGTTAAAGCCACTTTCTTCTTAACCGGGCGGTGGGCTGAAGAATTTCCCGAACTGGTTAAGAACATGAAGAAGCACGGGCACTGTCTGGGAAACCACGGGTACAAACACCTTCATCTCAACAACCTTTCGCCGGAACAGGTAAAGGAGGAAATTACCCGGGCGGAAAAGGTAATCCAGACCATAACGGGAGAGCGTCCCTATTTGTTTGCCCCGCCTTACGGCGAATTCAATACCTCTGTTCAGAAAGTAGCCGCTGAATTAGGATATAAGATTGTAATGTGGAGCCTGGACACCGTCGATTGGCAGCGTCCCGAAGCCAGCACCATTGTCAACCGGGTTGTCCCTCGCATTCATAATGATGCGATAATCTTAATGCACCCTACCCAGCCTACGGTTGAGGCTCTGCCCAGCATTCTCAAACAGTTAAAAGAAGAGGGATATCGGTTTGCTACAGTTTCCGAAATCGTCGGAAACACGGCTACAGAAAAGGGGACTGAACCGTAA
- a CDS encoding PilZ domain-containing protein, with amino-acid sequence MMSLPPNKPLANLGPFVASLVAGKSSWLVLGNWQQVHENISRAFTENTPTSNGTNWFFFGVMIIGLLLLAAGAYHSIWQRRETASSDTRALYKKPRPSELRDDSDGQNRKWVRVPAGFDIWYAPIVSSETRETGSLQKARLVDISGGGCLLATDSKLNKGDQIKAVLNLPHGPELLLNGRVVRVVDRLSSPSACLVGIEFVNLSNGDRDRINKWIFSRQQQLIQKQRWVAEGLCVLCGNPLPKSNPKNFPYCTRCLTCEQPVSDQELEEE; translated from the coding sequence ATGATGAGTTTACCCCCTAATAAACCTTTGGCAAATCTAGGTCCTTTCGTCGCTTCTCTCGTTGCGGGGAAATCGTCTTGGCTCGTTCTCGGTAACTGGCAACAAGTGCACGAAAACATAAGTCGGGCCTTCACCGAAAACACCCCTACCTCTAATGGAACCAACTGGTTTTTTTTCGGTGTGATGATTATCGGCTTGCTTTTGCTGGCAGCCGGGGCCTATCACTCCATCTGGCAGAGAAGGGAAACTGCCTCTTCCGACACCCGTGCCTTATACAAAAAACCCCGTCCATCCGAATTAAGAGATGATAGCGACGGACAAAACCGCAAATGGGTCCGAGTACCAGCGGGTTTTGATATTTGGTATGCGCCCATTGTATCCTCGGAAACCAGGGAAACTGGCTCTTTGCAGAAGGCTCGCTTGGTAGACATAAGCGGTGGAGGATGTCTCCTGGCGACCGACTCCAAACTTAACAAAGGTGACCAAATCAAAGCGGTTTTGAACCTGCCCCATGGCCCTGAATTGCTCCTGAACGGTCGCGTGGTAAGAGTCGTGGACCGCTTATCCAGCCCGTCCGCTTGCCTGGTGGGAATTGAGTTCGTCAACTTGAGTAACGGTGACCGCGATAGAATCAATAAATGGATTTTTTCCCGACAACAGCAACTCATTCAAAAACAACGCTGGGTAGCAGAAGGGCTGTGCGTCTTGTGTGGGAACCCCCTTCCCAAGTCCAATCCCAAAAACTTTCCTTATTGTACCCGGTGCCTCACTTGTGAACAGCCGGTTTCAGACCAAGAATTGGAGGAAGAGTGA
- the rpsO gene encoding 30S ribosomal protein S15: MALTQEKKQQIIRDFQLHETDTGSPEVQIAMLTERINHLTEHLKTHPKDHHSRRGLLKMVGQRRALLDYLMKNDFDRYKGIVTRLGLRR, from the coding sequence GTGGCACTCACGCAAGAAAAGAAACAGCAGATAATCCGGGACTTTCAACTGCACGAAACGGATACCGGTTCTCCCGAAGTGCAGATTGCCATGCTGACGGAACGGATCAATCACTTGACCGAGCACTTGAAGACCCATCCCAAGGATCACCACTCTAGGCGCGGGCTGTTAAAGATGGTAGGTCAGCGCCGGGCTTTGTTGGACTATCTTATGAAGAACGATTTCGACCGCTACAAGGGAATCGTTACTAGACTTGGACTGAGGAGATGA
- the dapB gene encoding 4-hydroxy-tetrahydrodipicolinate reductase: MDARVRVAVAGALGKMGQETVKAVFGDDELLLVGIVDPKGQGKRLSEALAISGLELPIHYDVAEMIDDCKPEIVIDFTTPHTVYSNARTILSRGVTAIIGTTGLNEFELQQLETLAGEKEVGIAVIPNFAIGAVLMMKFAKEAARYFPNVEIIELHHDQKLDAPSGTAVKTAEMINEALAGIPPRAVQETVKLPGCRGGALEGVRVHSVRLPGLVAHQEVIFGGPGQALTIRHDSYNRESFMPGVLLAVKKMAGRKGMVYGLENLL; the protein is encoded by the coding sequence ATGGACGCGAGGGTTCGAGTAGCGGTAGCTGGAGCTTTGGGCAAGATGGGGCAGGAAACGGTCAAGGCGGTTTTTGGCGACGACGAGTTGCTGTTGGTAGGAATCGTCGATCCTAAGGGTCAAGGGAAAAGGCTTTCTGAGGCTCTTGCGATTTCCGGTCTGGAACTGCCAATTCACTACGATGTGGCAGAGATGATAGACGACTGCAAGCCAGAAATAGTCATAGATTTCACTACTCCTCACACAGTCTATAGCAATGCCCGGACAATTCTGTCGCGGGGGGTAACCGCGATAATCGGTACTACGGGCTTGAACGAATTCGAGTTGCAGCAGTTGGAGACGCTTGCCGGAGAAAAAGAGGTAGGTATCGCGGTGATTCCTAACTTTGCGATTGGGGCCGTACTGATGATGAAATTTGCTAAAGAAGCGGCCAGGTATTTCCCCAATGTTGAAATAATCGAGCTCCACCATGATCAAAAGCTGGATGCACCATCAGGCACTGCCGTAAAGACGGCGGAGATGATAAATGAAGCTTTAGCTGGGATTCCTCCGCGGGCGGTACAGGAGACGGTCAAGCTCCCCGGTTGTAGAGGTGGGGCGTTGGAGGGCGTACGCGTTCACAGCGTGCGTTTGCCAGGGCTGGTTGCCCACCAGGAGGTCATTTTTGGAGGGCCGGGACAAGCTCTTACCATCCGCCATGATTCGTATAACCGCGAATCATTCATGCCGGGAGTGTTGCTAGCGGTCAAGAAGATGGCGGGCAGAAAAGGAATGGTATATGGATTGGAAAACCTGCTCTAG